One window from the genome of Flavobacterium agricola encodes:
- a CDS encoding aminoacyl-histidine dipeptidase, with the protein MSQEIRNLEPKALWNKFADLNAVPRPSKKEERVIAFMLEFGKKLGLETIKDEVGNIIIKKPATAGMENRKTIVLQSHLDMVHQKNNDTVFDFDKQGIDMYIDADWVRAKGTTLGADNGIGVATIMAILEATDIEHPAIEALFTIDEETGMTGALGLKGGLLEGQILLNLDTEEDDEIDIGCAGGVDVTATAEYDEEDTPTNSIGYQITVKGLSGGHSGMDIHKGLGNANKIMNRLLFNGFDDFGLQISEIKGGSLRNAIPRESVAQVIISEMYDEVFEFEMSQIIQEIKDEFHTTEPNLEVVLERLENAPKKVMPSMAQFFFVRSMYTAHNGVYRMSADFDDLVETSNNIAKVTLGAGKLVVQCLTRSSVETSKLDCANSLRAAFELMGCEVEFSGSYPGWTPNPNSEILEVVKAIYEKQNQAKPNVVACHAGLECGILGTNYPEMDMISFGPTIRGAHSPQERVSITSVAKYWKLVLEILKNIPNK; encoded by the coding sequence ATGAGTCAAGAAATTAGAAATCTAGAACCCAAAGCGCTTTGGAATAAATTTGCCGATTTAAATGCGGTACCACGCCCTTCTAAAAAAGAAGAACGCGTAATTGCTTTTATGCTAGAATTTGGTAAAAAATTAGGTTTAGAAACCATTAAAGATGAGGTAGGTAACATCATCATTAAAAAACCAGCAACTGCCGGAATGGAAAATCGTAAAACCATTGTTTTACAATCCCATTTAGATATGGTGCATCAAAAAAATAACGATACCGTTTTTGATTTTGATAAACAAGGTATTGATATGTATATTGATGCCGATTGGGTACGAGCTAAAGGAACAACTTTAGGTGCTGATAACGGAATTGGTGTGGCAACCATTATGGCTATTTTAGAAGCTACTGATATTGAACATCCAGCCATCGAAGCTTTATTTACTATTGATGAAGAAACAGGAATGACTGGTGCTTTAGGTTTAAAAGGCGGATTGTTAGAAGGTCAAATTCTTTTAAATTTAGATACCGAAGAAGATGATGAAATTGATATCGGTTGTGCAGGTGGGGTAGATGTTACAGCAACTGCAGAATATGATGAAGAAGATACGCCAACTAATTCAATCGGATATCAAATTACCGTTAAAGGTTTATCTGGTGGGCATTCGGGTATGGATATTCACAAAGGTTTAGGTAACGCAAACAAAATCATGAACCGTTTGTTGTTTAATGGGTTTGATGATTTTGGTTTACAAATTTCAGAAATTAAAGGTGGTTCATTGCGTAACGCAATTCCGCGCGAAAGCGTTGCACAAGTAATTATTTCTGAAATGTACGATGAGGTTTTCGAGTTTGAAATGTCACAAATCATTCAAGAAATTAAAGACGAATTTCATACCACAGAACCTAATTTAGAAGTTGTTTTAGAACGTTTAGAAAATGCACCTAAAAAAGTAATGCCAAGCATGGCTCAGTTTTTCTTTGTACGTTCAATGTACACAGCTCATAACGGGGTTTACCGCATGTCAGCAGATTTTGATGATTTGGTAGAAACATCTAACAACATCGCTAAAGTAACTTTAGGTGCTGGTAAATTGGTAGTACAATGTTTAACTCGTTCGTCAGTAGAAACGTCTAAACTAGATTGTGCAAACTCATTACGTGCAGCTTTTGAATTAATGGGTTGTGAAGTTGAATTTTCAGGATCTTATCCAGGTTGGACACCAAATCCAAATTCTGAAATTTTAGAAGTAGTTAAAGCTATTTACGAAAAACAAAACCAAGCAAAACCAAACGTAGTTGCTTGTCATGCTGGGTTAGAATGTGGTATTTTAGGAACCAATTACCCAGAAATGGATATGATTTCTTTCGGACCAACAATTCGTGGTGCGCATTCTCCTCAAGAACGCGTTTCTATTACCTCGGTAGCAAAATATTGGAAATTGGTTTTAGAAATTTTAAAAAATATTCCAAACAAATAA
- a CDS encoding DUF3810 domain-containing protein produces the protein MTRLLGNIPFSVGDLLYLLLILFLFYRIYFVRRSWKADKASVINNLFKGLTLFFVLFTICWGFNYYRTPLYERLAIENTYSTEELVLVTHKLVNQVNALHSQYAENDSAIINVSLPDHIIIEQAANGYQELALAVPEFTYKNTSIKSSLFSLPLTYMGFGGYINPFTNEAQVNNRMPKTSLFVTASHEIAHQVGIGPEAEANFVGYWAATKNTNAYFDYAAASFALRYCLSRYPFKNEADFKAFLKNINPGVLQDWQRNKEFWEAHESFIDTFFKFIYDKFLKVNQQEFGITGYSKFLDLLIQHELNKKGCE, from the coding sequence ATTACGCGGCTATTAGGTAATATTCCGTTTTCGGTTGGCGATTTGTTGTATTTACTTTTAATACTTTTTTTATTTTATAGAATATATTTTGTTAGAAGAAGTTGGAAAGCTGACAAAGCCAGCGTAATAAATAATTTATTTAAAGGTTTAACCTTATTTTTTGTGCTTTTTACTATTTGTTGGGGATTTAATTATTATCGCACCCCATTGTACGAACGGTTAGCGATTGAAAACACATATAGTACTGAAGAACTTGTTTTGGTTACCCACAAATTAGTAAACCAAGTAAATGCTTTACATAGCCAATATGCAGAAAACGATTCGGCAATAATAAATGTTTCTTTACCGGATCACATAATAATAGAACAAGCTGCAAACGGATATCAAGAATTAGCGCTTGCTGTTCCTGAGTTTACCTATAAAAACACAAGCATAAAATCTTCGTTATTTAGTTTGCCGTTAACTTATATGGGGTTTGGTGGTTACATTAACCCATTTACTAACGAAGCGCAAGTTAATAATCGCATGCCTAAAACCAGTTTATTTGTAACAGCTTCGCATGAAATTGCACATCAGGTTGGAATTGGCCCTGAAGCCGAAGCTAATTTTGTGGGTTATTGGGCTGCTACAAAAAACACAAATGCGTATTTTGATTATGCTGCAGCAAGTTTTGCTTTACGTTATTGCTTAAGCCGATATCCGTTTAAAAACGAAGCAGATTTTAAAGCGTTTTTAAAAAATATTAATCCGGGGGTTTTACAAGATTGGCAACGCAACAAAGAATTTTGGGAAGCACACGAAAGTTTTATTGATACGTTTTTTAAATTTATATATGATAAATTTTTAAAAGTAAATCAGCAAGAATTTGGTATTACAGGTTATTCTAAGTTTTTAGATTTGCTTATACAACATGAACTAAATAAAAAAGGATGCGAATAA
- a CDS encoding RNA polymerase sigma factor, with product MKGDLEKKFIEQLKENQNIIHKVCRIYTSDEDSHKDLFQEITIQLWHAFPKFRGESKFTTWAYRVSLNTAISLYRKSTRNIQTNSFDANQHHYLESLDYNYEQEEQLKLLYQAIHQLNDIEKALILLYLEEKDYGEISETLGISEVNARVKMNRVKSKLKKILNP from the coding sequence ATGAAAGGAGATCTGGAAAAAAAGTTTATAGAACAACTTAAAGAAAATCAAAACATTATACACAAGGTTTGTAGGATTTATACCTCAGACGAGGATTCTCATAAAGATTTGTTTCAGGAAATTACCATTCAACTTTGGCATGCGTTTCCGAAGTTTAGAGGAGAATCTAAATTTACCACATGGGCTTATCGCGTAAGCTTAAACACCGCTATTTCCTTGTATCGAAAAAGTACGCGTAACATTCAAACCAATTCATTCGATGCCAATCAGCACCATTATTTAGAAAGCTTAGATTACAATTATGAGCAGGAAGAACAACTAAAATTACTTTATCAGGCCATTCATCAGTTAAACGATATTGAAAAAGCATTGATTTTACTTTATTTAGAAGAAAAAGATTATGGTGAAATTTCTGAAACGCTCGGAATTTCTGAAGTAAACGCCCGAGTTAAAATGAACCGCGTGAAAAGCAAGTTGAAAAAAATATTAAATCCATAA
- a CDS encoding TraB/GumN family protein yields MIKNFFCATLLGLFTLPGFAQKGNSVLWEITGKSLKQPSYLFGTVHITCDATLKPKVLKALDKTDQVYLEIDMDDPELNNKMLANLNMKDEQRISEIATPEQYKTINTFLESNFGIPLQALDTYKPFFIQSMLYTKMIDCPMQSFEMELVKKATEDKEEILGLETIESQLAIFDEIAYKNQIEDTVTMIEAINAGENNELQELIAAYQNENLDELMRIIASSEIQTNNQFQEELLIKRNHNWIPIIIEQANQKPTFFGVGAAHLKGKDGVIQLLQKQGYKVKPVQ; encoded by the coding sequence ATGATTAAAAACTTTTTCTGTGCAACCTTACTGGGTTTATTTACCCTACCAGGTTTTGCACAAAAAGGAAATTCTGTACTATGGGAAATTACAGGTAAAAGCTTAAAACAACCTTCCTATTTATTTGGTACCGTTCATATAACATGTGATGCAACTTTAAAACCAAAAGTTTTAAAAGCTTTAGATAAAACCGATCAGGTTTATTTAGAAATTGATATGGACGATCCGGAATTAAACAATAAAATGCTGGCTAATTTAAATATGAAAGATGAGCAACGCATTAGCGAAATTGCAACGCCAGAACAATACAAAACCATTAATACGTTTTTAGAAAGTAACTTTGGTATTCCGTTACAAGCTTTAGATACGTACAAGCCCTTTTTTATTCAATCCATGCTTTATACCAAAATGATTGATTGCCCTATGCAATCTTTTGAAATGGAATTGGTGAAAAAAGCAACCGAAGATAAAGAAGAAATTTTAGGATTAGAAACCATTGAATCGCAATTAGCTATTTTTGATGAAATTGCATACAAAAATCAGATTGAAGATACGGTTACCATGATCGAAGCTATTAATGCTGGAGAAAACAACGAATTGCAAGAATTAATCGCAGCATATCAAAACGAAAATTTAGACGAATTGATGCGCATTATTGCAAGTTCAGAAATTCAAACCAACAATCAGTTTCAAGAAGAATTGCTTATAAAACGCAACCACAACTGGATTCCGATTATTATAGAACAAGCCAACCAAAAACCTACTTTCTTTGGTGTTGGAGCAGCTCATTTAAAAGGAAAAGATGGCGTAATTCAGTTACTACAAAAACAAGGTTATAAAGTAAAACCTGTACAATAA
- a CDS encoding Ig-like domain-containing protein — MSKKGITTFVFLFLICFTKPIYAQIIGVNYAKQISTNYTDGKPNDAIYIWNSDELGKQQGQLKITPKTGVAPYVFDWFYHDEKTFSWMRYKTETGTFSALNNLPTDGYRVQVTDATGKQIEHHVAWVWNFNVATRAKAELLSCSEVAYEALVDAEVNFVYYNLPPPEAIITPKTKITVEFNANHTYISDLAFYLIGPAAAGSPRILLSPNPGALSVYRDVCNSGNDVRDLAFSNSATAALDVCDAVAPLSGLYGAYAQMGKKYEINWSALQGVNAAIGDWAVQIYDCILMDKGFLKSAKITFTDLESKFGSPTTITYDSGEIRSQINDMSCSPETASIFNVPPHYYYTQPIVIEADVVSKWLLNDEQLAAANTGVAKQLMTGTHTFTYVTEAFLNQDSVFKNLYTQAFTTGSSISVPNQQVFCYNDKATVKNLASETDQLKWFLSATGTTALDADALLQTGTYYAEQLTPSCTAERIAVLVFVMQVDAPKAEDQIFCTATATVGDLKAEGSVLKWYENEVGGTALATDLLLTERIYYVSQVQNGCESIDRTAVQVVFQQIQAPVFFASNVCFTDQNTLADLTVDGQNLQFYAELTSVDPLPITTKLEKKTYYVSQKNGTCESERLPISITIFPAINLSDYKEQVICSGQEFQLDFSLYETEGLTYKWEVQTENVVGATAGTGNNIKQVLKTNQLQNGKVIYKVTPIVKQCEGEPFYIPVQVHATANVVATANTNMICSGESVTITLTSNFANTVFEWEVLNNEVSGANSGSGNAINNTLFTQSQNGFVVYKITPYINGCAGEPVEVEVFVNPLSHLQLENGTLCYDSQTGKILSPYILNSGLAEADFSFEWFFENELLANENKSSLKVYNPGQYKLKITNKLGCESEQIVQVSANQSVQSATYALTNYFQDSQTITVNVQGSGNYLYQLNNLPPQKSNVFNRVFPGTHQVIITDEYDCTYIVLDNIVTIHYPNFFTPNGDGVNDYWNIWSLKEKSNAEIFIYDRYGKLIKVITPESEGWDGSLRGTSTIYRLLVCGKLYRR, encoded by the coding sequence ATGAGTAAAAAAGGAATTACAACTTTTGTTTTTCTTTTTTTAATCTGTTTTACAAAACCTATTTATGCGCAAATTATTGGGGTTAATTATGCTAAACAAATAAGCACCAATTATACAGATGGCAAGCCCAATGATGCCATTTACATTTGGAATAGTGATGAATTAGGAAAACAACAAGGTCAGCTAAAAATTACGCCAAAAACTGGTGTAGCACCGTATGTTTTTGATTGGTTTTACCACGACGAAAAAACATTTTCGTGGATGCGTTATAAAACCGAAACCGGTACTTTTTCTGCATTAAATAATTTACCAACAGATGGATACCGCGTGCAGGTTACCGATGCAACCGGAAAACAAATTGAGCACCACGTTGCTTGGGTTTGGAACTTTAATGTAGCAACCCGTGCAAAAGCCGAACTGCTTAGTTGCTCTGAAGTTGCTTATGAAGCATTGGTTGATGCTGAAGTTAATTTTGTATACTACAATTTACCTCCGCCAGAAGCTATAATTACGCCTAAAACTAAAATTACGGTAGAATTTAATGCCAATCATACCTATATATCCGATTTAGCTTTTTATTTAATTGGGCCAGCTGCAGCTGGAAGTCCCAGAATTTTATTATCTCCTAATCCCGGTGCATTAAGCGTTTACCGAGATGTGTGTAATTCGGGTAATGATGTTCGAGATTTAGCTTTCTCAAATTCAGCTACCGCTGCTTTAGATGTTTGTGATGCTGTTGCTCCGTTATCAGGTTTGTATGGCGCTTATGCCCAAATGGGGAAAAAATACGAAATAAATTGGAGTGCTTTACAAGGCGTAAATGCTGCTATTGGTGATTGGGCTGTACAAATTTACGATTGTATTTTGATGGATAAAGGTTTTTTAAAATCTGCCAAAATAACGTTTACTGATTTAGAAAGTAAATTTGGTTCTCCTACAACCATTACATACGATTCGGGCGAAATTCGTTCTCAAATAAACGATATGTCTTGTAGCCCCGAAACAGCATCAATTTTTAATGTACCACCGCATTATTATTATACACAACCTATTGTTATCGAAGCTGATGTTGTTAGCAAATGGTTGTTAAATGATGAGCAATTAGCAGCTGCTAATACAGGAGTTGCTAAACAATTAATGACCGGAACCCATACGTTTACATACGTAACCGAAGCTTTTTTAAATCAAGATTCTGTTTTTAAAAATTTATATACCCAAGCGTTCACTACCGGAAGTTCTATTTCGGTACCAAATCAACAAGTTTTTTGTTATAACGATAAAGCAACGGTAAAAAATTTGGCATCAGAAACCGATCAGTTAAAATGGTTTTTATCTGCAACCGGAACAACAGCTTTAGATGCTGATGCGCTTTTACAAACCGGAACTTATTATGCCGAGCAACTTACGCCAAGTTGTACAGCAGAACGTATTGCCGTTCTGGTTTTTGTTATGCAAGTTGATGCACCCAAAGCCGAAGATCAAATTTTTTGTACCGCAACTGCGACTGTTGGCGACTTAAAAGCAGAAGGTTCTGTGCTGAAATGGTATGAAAATGAAGTTGGAGGAACTGCTTTAGCAACAGATTTACTTTTAACCGAAAGAATTTATTATGTATCGCAAGTACAAAACGGTTGCGAAAGCATTGATAGAACAGCTGTTCAAGTTGTTTTTCAACAAATTCAAGCTCCAGTTTTTTTTGCATCAAACGTTTGTTTTACCGATCAAAATACATTGGCAGATTTAACCGTTGACGGGCAAAACTTACAATTTTATGCCGAATTAACAAGCGTAGATCCGTTACCAATTACCACGAAACTCGAAAAAAAAACGTATTACGTTTCTCAAAAAAATGGAACTTGCGAGAGTGAACGCCTACCAATTTCAATAACTATTTTTCCTGCAATAAACTTATCTGATTATAAGGAACAAGTTATTTGTTCTGGACAAGAATTTCAGCTTGATTTTTCTTTATATGAAACCGAAGGGTTAACTTATAAATGGGAAGTACAAACCGAAAATGTTGTAGGTGCAACTGCAGGAACTGGAAATAACATAAAACAAGTTTTAAAAACCAATCAATTACAAAATGGTAAAGTAATTTATAAGGTTACACCGATTGTTAAACAATGCGAAGGCGAACCTTTTTATATTCCGGTTCAAGTTCATGCAACGGCAAATGTGGTTGCAACGGCAAACACAAATATGATTTGTAGCGGAGAATCGGTAACCATTACTTTGACAAGTAATTTTGCTAATACGGTTTTTGAATGGGAAGTTTTAAATAACGAAGTTTCAGGAGCTAATTCGGGTTCAGGAAACGCCATTAACAATACCTTGTTTACTCAATCTCAAAACGGATTTGTAGTTTATAAAATTACGCCTTACATAAATGGTTGCGCCGGAGAACCTGTTGAAGTTGAGGTTTTTGTTAATCCGTTATCACATTTGCAGTTAGAAAACGGAACGCTTTGTTACGATTCGCAAACCGGAAAAATACTTTCGCCTTATATTTTAAATTCAGGCTTGGCTGAAGCAGATTTTAGTTTTGAGTGGTTTTTTGAAAACGAATTACTTGCGAACGAAAATAAAAGTTCATTAAAGGTTTATAATCCTGGGCAATATAAACTTAAAATAACCAATAAATTGGGATGCGAAAGCGAACAAATTGTTCAAGTTTCGGCCAATCAATCGGTGCAATCGGCAACTTATGCGCTAACCAATTATTTTCAAGATTCGCAAACCATTACCGTAAATGTGCAAGGCAGCGGTAATTATTTATATCAATTAAACAATTTGCCTCCACAAAAAAGTAACGTTTTTAATCGAGTTTTTCCGGGTACGCATCAAGTAATTATTACAGATGAATACGATTGTACTTATATTGTTTTAGATAATATTGTTACCATTCATTATCCTAACTTTTTTACACCAAATGGTGACGGAGTTAATGATTATTGGAACATTTGGTCGTTAAAAGAAAAAAGCAATGCCGAAATTTTTATTTACGACCGTTACGGTAAGTTAATTAAAGTAATTACGCCAGAATCTGAAGGTTGGGACGGATCTTTACGGGGTACAAGCACCATCTACCGATTATTGGTTTGTGGTAAATTATACCGAAGATAA
- a CDS encoding (2Fe-2S) ferredoxin domain-containing protein: MQQEKPCEKVVFFCDGKKCCRYNDEAKNTLSDLISDCGLAEVVVLKKMKCQGICKKAPVFYLPNNDTYKKEVSSKKAKKIFEKYIAPEKRNSVE, from the coding sequence ATGCAACAAGAAAAACCTTGTGAAAAGGTAGTGTTTTTTTGTGACGGAAAAAAGTGCTGCCGCTATAACGATGAAGCTAAAAATACCTTATCAGATTTAATTTCTGATTGCGGATTAGCAGAAGTTGTTGTGCTTAAAAAAATGAAATGCCAAGGCATTTGCAAAAAAGCACCTGTTTTTTATTTACCTAATAACGATACGTATAAGAAAGAAGTTTCGAGTAAAAAAGCAAAAAAAATATTCGAAAAATATATCGCTCCAGAAAAAAGAAATAGCGTAGAATAA
- a CDS encoding NAD(P)/FAD-dependent oxidoreductase, with translation MMNIPDSSNPRVVIVGGGFAGISLAKKLKDRKFQVVLLDKHNYHNFQPLMYQVATGGLEAGSIAYPLRKIVQDHQETFFRMANVESVDTTNKKVITDIGTIYYDYLVLATGSTNNFFGNKEIEENSMVMKSIPEALDILSLILENFELALQTNDIEERKALMNFVIVGAGPTGVELAGALAEMKKAVFPKDYPDLDISMMEIHLVQGTDRVLDAMSVKSSEAAAKFLRQLGVKIHIDVRVTGYDGLTVTTASDLTLTSKAVIWSAGVKGCVVDGVAEAVDRASRIRTNEFNQVEGFTDVFAIGDVAAIYGDKYKFGHPMMAQPAIQQGALLAENLERLERKQPLKQFVYNDKGSMATIGRNKAVVDMPKFHFNGIFAWFVWMFVHLISLIGFKNKALVFCSWIYNYFAFDRESRVIIKEYKKKEN, from the coding sequence ATGATGAATATACCAGACTCTAGTAATCCTAGAGTTGTTATTGTGGGTGGTGGATTCGCCGGAATATCTCTTGCTAAAAAACTAAAAGATAGAAAATTCCAGGTTGTTTTATTAGATAAACATAATTATCATAACTTCCAGCCTTTAATGTACCAAGTTGCAACAGGTGGGCTAGAAGCAGGTTCTATTGCTTATCCTTTACGTAAAATTGTTCAAGATCATCAAGAAACATTTTTCCGTATGGCTAATGTTGAATCGGTTGATACAACAAACAAAAAAGTAATAACTGATATTGGTACTATTTATTATGATTATTTAGTATTAGCTACTGGTTCTACCAATAACTTTTTCGGCAATAAAGAAATTGAAGAGAATAGTATGGTAATGAAATCTATTCCTGAAGCTTTAGATATTTTATCATTAATCTTAGAAAATTTCGAATTAGCCTTACAAACCAATGATATTGAAGAGCGTAAAGCGCTTATGAATTTCGTAATTGTAGGGGCAGGACCAACTGGGGTTGAATTAGCAGGTGCTTTAGCAGAAATGAAAAAAGCGGTTTTTCCTAAAGATTATCCGGATTTAGATATTTCTATGATGGAAATTCATTTGGTTCAAGGTACAGATCGCGTTTTAGATGCCATGTCTGTAAAATCATCAGAAGCTGCTGCTAAATTTTTACGCCAATTAGGGGTTAAAATTCATATTGATGTGCGCGTTACCGGATACGATGGTTTAACCGTAACTACAGCAAGCGATTTAACATTAACATCTAAAGCGGTAATTTGGTCGGCTGGTGTTAAAGGTTGCGTGGTAGATGGTGTTGCCGAAGCTGTTGACAGAGCATCACGTATTCGTACTAATGAATTTAACCAAGTAGAAGGATTTACAGATGTTTTTGCTATTGGTGACGTAGCTGCAATTTATGGTGATAAATATAAATTTGGTCACCCAATGATGGCGCAACCAGCTATTCAGCAAGGTGCTTTATTAGCAGAAAACCTAGAAAGATTAGAACGTAAACAACCGTTAAAGCAATTTGTTTATAACGACAAGGGTTCTATGGCAACTATTGGACGTAACAAAGCAGTGGTAGATATGCCTAAATTCCATTTCAATGGTATTTTTGCTTGGTTTGTTTGGATGTTTGTTCACTTAATTTCGTTAATCGGATTTAAAAATAAAGCTTTAGTATTTTGTTCATGGATTTACAATTATTTTGCTTTTGACCGTGAATCACGTGTTATTATTAAAGAATACAAGAAAAAAGAAAATTAA
- a CDS encoding GlsB/YeaQ/YmgE family stress response membrane protein: protein MNIIYLITIGIVSGLLAHYCFIKSGLGLLANIIIGLLASIFGFGILAVLFQLSFFCDGYTASFLSFVSALTILSFSNIISRSIS from the coding sequence ATGAATATTATTTATTTAATTACAATCGGAATAGTCTCAGGATTACTAGCGCACTATTGTTTTATTAAAAGCGGTCTGGGGCTTCTTGCTAACATCATTATTGGTTTACTAGCAAGTATTTTTGGTTTTGGAATTTTAGCTGTTTTATTTCAGTTGTCCTTTTTTTGTGACGGCTATACGGCAAGTTTTTTAAGCTTTGTTAGTGCTTTAACTATTTTAAGCTTCTCGAATATTATTTCAAGATCTATTAGTTAA
- the folE gene encoding GTP cyclohydrolase I FolE, with translation MCKHDDLHEQLGENHIGTCSDTPLRADAFALSDEEKIESIKKDVENILITLGMDLTDDSLKGTPNRVAKMFVKEIFGGLNPARKASASTFENKYKYGEMLVEKNIVVYSTCEHHLLPIVGRAHVAYISNGKVVGLSKMNRIVDFYAKRPQVQERLTIQIVKELQQVLNTEDVACIIDAKHLCVNSRGIRDIESSTVTAEFGGKFKDENVRKEFIEYIKLETKF, from the coding sequence ATGTGTAAACATGATGATCTACACGAGCAATTGGGTGAAAACCACATCGGAACTTGCTCTGATACGCCTTTACGTGCTGATGCATTTGCATTAAGTGACGAGGAAAAAATTGAATCTATTAAGAAAGATGTTGAAAATATTTTAATCACTTTAGGAATGGACCTTACCGACGATAGCTTAAAAGGTACACCAAACCGCGTGGCTAAAATGTTTGTGAAAGAAATTTTTGGCGGACTAAATCCGGCTAGAAAAGCTTCAGCTTCAACCTTTGAAAACAAATATAAATATGGTGAAATGTTGGTAGAGAAAAACATTGTAGTTTACTCAACCTGCGAACACCATTTATTACCTATTGTTGGCCGCGCACACGTAGCTTACATTTCTAACGGTAAAGTTGTAGGTTTATCTAAAATGAACCGCATTGTTGATTTTTATGCAAAACGCCCACAAGTACAAGAGCGTTTAACCATTCAAATCGTTAAAGAATTACAACAAGTTTTAAATACAGAAGATGTAGCATGTATTATTGATGCCAAACATTTATGTGTTAATTCACGAGGCATTCGTGATATTGAATCTAGCACTGTTACTGCCGAATTTGGTGGTAAATTTAAAGACGAAAATGTTCGAAAAGAATTTATCGAATACATTAAATTAGAAACTAAATTCTAA